A single window of Labeo rohita strain BAU-BD-2019 chromosome 4, IGBB_LRoh.1.0, whole genome shotgun sequence DNA harbors:
- the e2f7 gene encoding transcription factor E2F7 yields the protein MEMKCLTLKDLLSVRTLVNKTGSDDTGNTNDQKENICMDRRKMTPLKCESATAAVSGLRRVSSPDIAHITPIKHVERAHPDPWTPTANLKMLISAASPDIRDREMKKTLFRPIENEETAVEEDEEEELDDSCQYEALDDSERRPSRKQKSLGLLCQKFLALYPDYPETSESINISLDEVATRLGVERRRIYDIVNVLESLMLVSRMAKNLYVWHGRSALPQTLQDLYQAGREQGYHLQMDQREGSSPYAAHHMQNTHAASSRRKDKSLRIMSQKFVMLFLVSKTQTVTLDTAAKILIEEGQDESSHSKYKTKVRRLYDIANVLTSLNLIQKLHVREEKSRKPVFKWIGPADFHSSSDSGDLRVSEAQISTVGERREKMTRHSSFQVIPAPSVNQRRISSAPSTPHRPTDEPVDYSRKSVNTSAVCRLQFGDSVQPSGSPVVSSSGLASLAVPLQADVPYAQFAPHPLAYLPGLPQTPLLMVYSGHVPDAVTQRSPVSGHREGNLKKRERQEEEDDDQTAKRSKRSASIESEMGETESLSSSARRSPIWSREGSPWDEASFGPMNEEDAGAPSPKDPLLSSHYLYVPNTAGLNGLNFLMPAGHTQGGVPAVAMPYFLVHSPLIAGAMATSSAEGAASGGLSFSMPTVLSPARFVMAGGAFGVAETMNSPEHHGHRLPAATLSPQGPQTQESPQPAQTQTPVTPKEAAVGSKSFFETPGAFGSLSTSPAARKRGSAQRRLDIGHAGAN from the exons atggAGATGAAGTGTTTAACTTTAAAGGATTTGCTTAGTGTGAGGACGCTAGTGAATAAGACAGGCTCAGATGATACTGGCAACACAAATGACCAGAAA GAGAACATCTGCATGGACCGAAGGAAAATGACACCACTGAAGTGCGAGTCTGCGACGGCAGCTGTGAGCGGACTTCGTAGAGTTTCCAGCCCAGATATCGCCCATATAACCCCCATTAAACATGTGGAGAGGGCCCATCCGGACCCCTGGACCCCAACAGCCAACTTGAAAATGCTGATCAGCGCCGCCAGCCCAGATATCCGTGACAGGGAGATGAAGAAAACCCTTTTCAGACCTATTGAAAATGAAGAGACGGCTGTAGAGGAGGATGAAGAGGAAGAACTCGACGACTCGTGTCAG TATGAAGCGTTAGACGATTCTGAGAGGAGACCCAGTCGCAAACAGAAGAGTTTGGGGCTTTTGTGTCAGAAATTTCTGGCCTTGTACCCTGATTACCCAGAAACCTCTGAAAGCATCAATATTTCTCTGGATGAAGTGGCCACACGCTTAG GCGTTGAAAGGAGACGTATTTACGACATTGTGAACGTACTGGAGTCTCTGATGCTGGTGAGCAGAATGGCCAAGAACCTGTACGTGTGGCACGGACGTTCAGCACTGCCGCAGACCCTGCAGGATCTTTATCAGGCCGGTCGAGAGCAGGGCTACCATCTGCAGATGGACCAGAGAGAAGGAAGCAGCCCGTATGCCGCCCACCACATGCAAAACACACACG CCGCCTCCAGCAGACGGAAGGACAAGTCGCTCCGTATCATGAGCCAGAAGTTTGTCATGCTGTTTCTAGTCTCTAAAACACAAACAGTTACCCTCGATACGGCTGCTAAGATTTTAATCGAAGAGGGTCAGGATGAGTCCAGCCACAGCAAGTACAAAA cTAAGGTGCGACGTTTGTATGATATCGCTAATGTCCTGACCAGCCTCAATCTGATCCAGAAACTTCACGTAAGAGAAGAAAAGAGCCGTAAACCCGTCTTCAAATGGATCGGGCCTGCCGATTTCCACAGCAGCAGTG ATTCAGGCGATTTGAGAGTCTCAGAAGCTCAGATCAGTACAGTCGGGGAACGACGGGAGAAGATGACGCGTCACTCTTCCTTTCAGGTCATTCCTGCCCCCTCTGTCAATCAAAGACGGATAAGCTCCGCCCCCAGCACACCTCACAGACCTACAG ACGAGCCTGTGGATTATTCTAGAAAGAGCGTGAACACCAGCGCAGTGTGTCGACTGCAGTTTGGAGATAG tgTTCAGCCCAGTGGAAGTCCTGTAGTGTCATCTTCCGGACTGGCATCACTAGCAGTCCCTCTTCAAGCTGATGTGCCGTATGCCCAGTTTGCTCCTCACCCGTTAGCGTACCTGCCCGGTCTGCCACAAACACCCCTGCTCATGGTGTACAGCGGACACGTCCCAGACGCCGTCACCCAGAGGTCACCCGTCTCAGGCCACAGGGAGGGAAACctgaagaagagagagagacaagagGAAGAGGATGATGATCAGACAGCTAAACGAAGCAAACGCTCAGCTTCCATAGAAAGTGAAATG GGTGAGACTGAGAGTCTGAGCTCCAGCGCCAGAAGGTCTCCAATCTGGTCTCGAGAAGGTTCCCCGTGGGACGAGGCCTCATTTGGGCCGATGAATGAGGAAGACGCAGGAGCGCCCAGCCCTAAAGATCCCCTCCTGTCCTCTCATTACCTCTATGTTCCCAACACAGCAG GTCTGAATGGTTTAAACTTTCTCATGCCAGCGGGACATACACAGGGTGGAGTGCCAGCCGTAGCTATGCCATATTTTTTGGTGCACTCGCCGCTCATAGCAGGTGCAATGGCCACCTCCAGCGCTGAGGGGGCTGCCAGCGGCGGTCTAAGTTTCAGCATGCCCACTGTGCTGTCACCGGCCCGGTTTGTGATGGCAGGAGGGGCATTTGGTGTGGCTGAAACAATGAACAGCCCTGAGCATCATGGCCACAGATTACCAGCAGCCACACTTTCGCCACAGGGACCACAAACACAAGAAAGCCCCCAGCCAGCACAAACACAG ACTCCTGTGACACCAAAGGAAGCGGCAGTGGGGTCCAAATCTTTCTTTGAGACGCCTGGAGCGTTCGGGTCTCTCAGCACCTCACCGGCTGCCCGCAAAAGAGGCTCCGCCCAGAGGAGGCTGGACATCGGACACGCAGGAGCCAATTAA
- the csrp2 gene encoding cysteine and glycine-rich protein 2, whose translation MPNWGGGNKCGACRGTVYHAEEVQCDGRSFHKCCFLCMVCRKGLDSTTLAIHDQEIYCKSCYGKKYGPKGYGYGQGAGTLNMDRGERLGIKPEETQTHRPTTNPNPSKFAQKFGGSEKCARCGESVYAAEKVMSAGKPWHKNCFRCAKCGKSLESTTQTEKDGEIYCKACYAKNFGPKGFGYGQGAGALVHAQ comes from the exons atgCCAAACTGGGGTGGAGGAAATAAATGTGGCGCCTGCCGCGGGACGGTGTATCACGCTGAAGAGGTCCAGTGTGACGGGAGGAGCTTTCACAAGTGCTGCTTCCTTTGCA TGGTCTGTAGAAAAGGGTTAGACAGCACCACATTGGCCATCCACGACCAGGAAATCTACTGCAAGTCGTGCTACGGTAAAAAGTACGGCCCGAAGGGATACGGCTACGGTCAGGGAGCAGGAACGCTCAATATGGACCGCGGCGAGAGACTGGGCATCAAACCAGAAGA AACACAAACTCACCGACCCACCACCAACCCAAACCCGTCCAAGTTCGCGCAGAAGTTCGGCGGCTCGGAGAAGTGCGCGCGCTGTGGAGAGTCTGTGTACGCCGCCGAGAAGGTGATGAGCGCTGGGAAG CCGTGGCATAAAAACTGCTTTCGCTGTGCCAAATGTGGGAAGAGCTTGGAGTCGACCACTCAGACGGAGAAAGATGGAGAAATCTACTGCAAAG cATGTTATGCAAAGAACTTCGGACCCAAAGGATTTGGATACGGTCAGGGAGCAGGAGCTCTGGTTCACGCTCAATGA